In Rariglobus hedericola, the following proteins share a genomic window:
- a CDS encoding RHS repeat protein, whose amino-acid sequence MKKLLAVILLCLVLLAVWGLWPQKQKSQAEKPHSVVTAAKEEAPVPVTNQGVPKQEIGKTKPDSSQASIPIPGQSLGTNSIVDADGVLLEEKVTGPDGHGEIKRRYSYGEDGRLMKVTDIDEAGLILLWEYTYDPNGKALIRMTDHEGYITTR is encoded by the coding sequence ATGAAGAAACTATTAGCAGTTATCTTGTTGTGTCTCGTATTGCTCGCGGTGTGGGGACTGTGGCCGCAAAAACAAAAGTCGCAGGCTGAAAAACCTCACTCTGTTGTTACGGCTGCAAAGGAGGAGGCACCGGTCCCAGTCACCAATCAGGGTGTGCCGAAGCAGGAAATCGGGAAAACGAAGCCTGACTCATCTCAGGCGTCCATTCCGATTCCTGGCCAATCATTGGGCACTAATAGTATCGTAGATGCTGATGGGGTTCTTTTAGAAGAAAAAGTGACCGGACCAGATGGTCATGGGGAGATAAAGAGGCGATATTCGTATGGCGAAGATGGTCGCCTGATGAAGGTTACCGATATTGACGAAGCGGGACTTATTTTATTGTGGGAATATACCTACGACCCAAATGGCAAAGCTCTCATTCGCATGACCGACCACGAAGGCTACATCACGACAAGGTGA
- a CDS encoding DUF1573 domain-containing protein, producing MNRITFSKTQTMSRYFSDLSVVSHRWRLWTVIALMLGIGPSLFALTWEKSSLDYTVESGSGQLIMEFPFKNESSEPVTITELKSSCGCSEPTVKTKAIPAGGGDVVKVVYTPGDRVGPQSAQITVTTNEAGVAPVSLRLRVDIKPVVSLVPRLVRWVKADGIVPRTIEIKQLGEKPVRILEVKPVSDALSAELKPGSEAGLWTLTLTPKSLDLPSTTKVEVFTEVNGHKTTYSVFGVVR from the coding sequence GTGAATCGCATTACTTTTAGCAAAACCCAAACAATGAGCCGCTATTTCAGTGATTTGTCCGTGGTGAGTCATCGTTGGAGACTATGGACCGTCATCGCCCTGATGTTGGGTATAGGGCCATCGCTATTCGCGCTGACGTGGGAAAAATCGTCGTTGGATTATACTGTAGAGTCAGGCTCGGGGCAGTTGATCATGGAGTTTCCGTTTAAAAACGAGAGCAGCGAGCCCGTGACCATTACAGAACTCAAATCCAGCTGTGGCTGCTCGGAGCCGACGGTGAAAACCAAGGCGATCCCTGCAGGAGGGGGGGATGTGGTTAAGGTCGTTTATACTCCGGGTGACCGGGTGGGGCCGCAATCGGCGCAGATCACCGTGACGACCAATGAAGCCGGGGTTGCGCCTGTCTCGCTTCGGTTACGCGTGGACATCAAGCCAGTCGTATCCTTGGTTCCGCGTTTGGTGCGTTGGGTAAAGGCTGATGGCATCGTGCCGCGCACCATCGAAATCAAGCAACTTGGCGAAAAGCCCGTGCGTATTCTTGAAGTAAAGCCTGTGAGTGACGCGCTCTCCGCTGAACTCAAGCCGGGGTCCGAAGCGGGTCTATGGACGCTGACGCTGACCCCCAAATCCCTCGATCTGCCTTCGACGACGAAGGTGGAAGTCTTCACCGAGGTCAACGGTCACAAGACGACGTATAGCGTATTCGGCGTAGTGCGATGA
- a CDS encoding rhodanese-like domain-containing protein — protein MSAWLHPRKPEWDRQHRGEVSLATVAAWPKREVLWIDARAPEIFEKGHIPDARNLASAVWDSQVEAVLQVWKPELRVVVYCDGHGCGASREVAARLKSELGFTTVYVLNGGWDAWRMQYPEAGQ, from the coding sequence ATGTCCGCTTGGTTGCATCCGAGAAAGCCCGAGTGGGATCGCCAGCATAGAGGCGAAGTGTCGCTGGCAACGGTCGCAGCATGGCCGAAGCGGGAGGTTTTGTGGATTGATGCACGGGCGCCCGAGATTTTTGAAAAGGGGCACATCCCTGATGCGCGAAACCTCGCGTCCGCCGTATGGGATTCCCAAGTGGAGGCTGTTTTGCAGGTATGGAAACCAGAGTTGAGGGTCGTGGTGTATTGCGATGGCCATGGTTGTGGGGCTAGTCGCGAAGTGGCCGCACGGCTGAAATCCGAACTCGGTTTCACAACCGTCTATGTGCTCAACGGCGGCTGGGATGCTTGGCGCATGCAGTATCCGGAGGCCGGACAATGA
- a CDS encoding MauE/DoxX family redox-associated membrane protein: protein MKRIIHLILCAMIGGVLAWAGAIKVLNPAAFAESIMGFNLVPWPVAVGLSHYLPWLELTVAVALWISGSRVGALMVSALLFTGFSMILAITWWRGIDVTCGCFGTSTQTTVAWACLRAALLAAVAALDLALVVRSLKSVELDRSS from the coding sequence ATGAAGCGCATAATCCACCTGATTTTATGTGCGATGATCGGAGGTGTGCTCGCATGGGCCGGTGCAATCAAGGTGCTCAATCCGGCGGCGTTTGCCGAATCCATCATGGGCTTCAATCTGGTGCCTTGGCCGGTGGCTGTGGGATTGTCCCACTATCTACCGTGGCTCGAACTCACTGTTGCGGTAGCATTGTGGATATCAGGCTCACGAGTTGGGGCCTTGATGGTTTCAGCCCTTCTGTTCACGGGCTTCAGTATGATTTTAGCCATCACTTGGTGGCGTGGCATTGACGTGACATGCGGATGCTTTGGCACTTCCACACAAACAACAGTGGCATGGGCATGTCTGCGCGCGGCACTATTGGCGGCTGTAGCGGCCCTTGATCTCGCACTGGTCGTGCGGTCACTTAAATCTGTCGAGTTAGATCGTAGCAGTTAA
- a CDS encoding tyrosine-type recombinase/integrase, producing the protein MASVWKHPESRYWVACYTDDGGRQRKRSTKLTDRGKALQMAQKFEGAYRTKLTEAQARKVISDIFTDIHGDKLNHSSVTAFMKAWLEGKRVETSKGSHKRYENAVDKLLAFLGERAERDIAYITKKDLTDLRDATAKTLSISTANTDLKILRIAFKQAVTDGLRLDNPGAAVSVLEDRKDADAPERRPFTMEEIEKLLAVAKGEWRGLILGGLYLGQRLGDLANLTGRKVDMKEGLVSFRSQKTGRDMVIPIAAPLLAELKKHYPSNLDAPIFPKAHESKRDSDGESRRLSAEFHALLVKAKLAEERSKIKNTGRGHSVKRTVSPLSFHSLRHTATSMLKRAGVPESVVRDIIGHESEIVSRNYTHTDDETKRQAVSRLPGIGGA; encoded by the coding sequence ATGGCCTCTGTTTGGAAGCATCCTGAAAGCCGCTACTGGGTCGCCTGCTACACCGACGACGGCGGGCGGCAGCGCAAGCGCTCCACCAAGCTTACCGACCGGGGCAAGGCTCTCCAGATGGCTCAAAAGTTTGAGGGGGCTTACCGCACCAAATTGACCGAGGCGCAGGCTCGCAAGGTCATCTCCGACATCTTTACCGACATCCACGGCGACAAGCTCAACCACTCTTCCGTGACGGCCTTCATGAAGGCATGGCTGGAGGGCAAGCGGGTCGAGACCAGCAAGGGTTCCCACAAGCGTTACGAAAACGCCGTCGACAAGCTGCTGGCATTTTTGGGCGAGCGGGCGGAACGCGATATCGCCTACATCACCAAGAAGGATCTCACGGACCTCCGGGATGCGACCGCGAAAACGCTGTCGATATCTACCGCCAACACGGACCTTAAAATCCTGCGTATCGCCTTTAAGCAGGCAGTCACGGATGGGCTGCGACTCGACAACCCCGGAGCGGCCGTGAGCGTGCTCGAAGACCGCAAGGACGCGGACGCGCCCGAGCGGCGTCCCTTCACCATGGAGGAAATCGAAAAGCTCCTCGCCGTCGCCAAAGGCGAATGGCGTGGCCTGATTTTGGGCGGCCTTTATCTTGGCCAGCGACTCGGCGATCTGGCTAACTTGACCGGTCGGAAGGTCGATATGAAGGAAGGTCTGGTTTCATTCCGTTCTCAAAAGACCGGACGTGACATGGTGATTCCGATTGCCGCGCCTCTTCTGGCGGAACTGAAGAAGCACTATCCGAGTAACCTCGACGCACCGATCTTCCCCAAGGCGCACGAGAGCAAGCGTGACTCAGACGGTGAGTCGCGCCGCTTGTCGGCGGAGTTTCATGCTCTGCTGGTGAAGGCCAAACTCGCTGAGGAGCGTTCCAAAATTAAAAATACCGGACGAGGCCACTCGGTTAAGCGCACGGTTAGTCCTTTGTCTTTTCACAGCCTGCGACACACCGCGACCAGCATGCTCAAGCGTGCCGGCGTGCCTGAATCGGTGGTGCGTGATATCATCGGACACGAAAGCGAAATCGTGAGCCGGAACTACACCCACACGGACGACGAAACCAAGCGTCAGGCGGTTAGCCGTCTACCTGGCATTGGCGGCGCATAG